The genomic DNA GGTAAACCCGTTTTGCATCACAGCAGCAATTTGGGCAAAGGAGAAGTGGTGCTGCGGATTGACCATGATCATGATGCTCGTCACCGTGACGTTAATGAACAACGTTGGAATCGTGGGGATTTTGGTCCAGGCACACATCAGTAGCAACAGCACTGGGAGGAGCATCCACAATGAAATCGTAAAGTGACTCGATAAAACGTGGGCCGTTTGCGTAATTTTAGTTAAGCTAGCGGTCTGGTGATGATTACCCAATAAGGTAAATAATGCCAGTGAAATCACAAAGGCCGGAATGGTTGACCACAGCATGTTTTTAATGTGACTGTACAGGTCGTCCCCTGCAATCGCCGAGGCCAAGTTGGTCGTGGCAGACAACGGAGACATTTTATCACTAAACACCGCCCCTGAGACGACCGCTCCCGCGATTATGGCCGGGTCAATCCCCATGGTCAATCCAATCCCCATGGAAGCAATCCCGACCGTCGAAATAATCGTAAAGGCACTTCCAATGAAACAGCCGACAAAGGCACACATCAGAAAGACCGAGGGCAAGAACCACCGGACGCTTAAGAGGTGAAACCCATAGACCATTAGGGTAGGAATCACGCCGGCCATGATCCAAACGCCGATTAAACTCCCGATTAACAGGAAGATAAACAACGGGATGATTCCATTCTGAACGCCGACGACGATGCCATCCTGAATCTCATCCCATGAGTACCCGCGGACTTTCCCCCACAGCATCAGGGCAAAGATTACAATCAAAATCGGGACAACTGGCGTCAAGTGCAGGCCGATAATCCCGATT from Fructilactobacillus ixorae includes the following:
- the nhaC gene encoding Na+/H+ antiporter NhaC; protein product: MKMQETKQPRLLEASLILLGMLVIMGIGIIGLHLTPVVPILIVIFALMLWGKVRGYSWDEIQDGIVVGVQNGIIPLFIFLLIGSLIGVWIMAGVIPTLMVYGFHLLSVRWFLPSVFLMCAFVGCFIGSAFTIISTVGIASMGIGLTMGIDPAIIAGAVVSGAVFSDKMSPLSATTNLASAIAGDDLYSHIKNMLWSTIPAFVISLALFTLLGNHHQTASLTKITQTAHVLSSHFTISLWMLLPVLLLLMCAWTKIPTIPTLFINVTVTSIMIMVNPQHHFSFAQIAAVMQNGFTIKTTSPAVNQILNRGGISSMTGTMTLIILALALGGLLIKLGIIEVVMNRFSEHIHSSGMLVLSTVLAAIGVNLFIGEQYLSVVLPGTAFKADFKKAHLAPEALGRALEDGGAVINYLVPWGVAGVFVANTLNVPTLHYLPFVFFSLLCPVFSIFSGFTGIGLKREPH